One part of the Thermococcus radiotolerans genome encodes these proteins:
- a CDS encoding DNA topoisomerase IV subunit A, translated as MPKSKVKREKPRERFSYDPTRVLTKLEEYGKRVLEDIKSGKNPYFDIPMRGLNNVYFDEKRRVIRMGDKLSRRYFLNVAHARKFMQTLLIMAYVKRLVSEGKHASLREAYYANKHTIPGTKENTFEDQRESDPIIEDLERMLGVLREEMHLTADRRGYIYGDIVIRDGEDEFNTSKLGMGGWAVPGTVEHLHFVEVNVDYALVVETAAMADRLIEEKFPKKEKALIIATQGQASRGVRRLIHRLHYEEGLPIIVFTDGDPYGWYIYSTIKQGSINLAYLSDKLATPEAKFVGMTMDDIKRYGLENVTEKLKGIPPNKKGGPTGDYKRILEEMEYPWFQNKEWQRQLKMAVKMGVRIEQQALANKSLEFVAKRYLPEKINSGDLLP; from the coding sequence ATGCCTAAATCCAAGGTGAAGAGGGAGAAACCCAGGGAGCGCTTTTCCTACGACCCGACCAGGGTGCTCACCAAGCTTGAGGAGTACGGAAAGCGCGTCCTCGAGGACATAAAGAGCGGAAAGAACCCCTACTTCGACATCCCCATGCGCGGGCTCAACAACGTCTACTTCGATGAAAAGAGGCGCGTCATCAGGATGGGCGACAAGCTCTCAAGGCGCTACTTCCTCAACGTGGCTCATGCCAGAAAGTTCATGCAGACTCTCCTCATCATGGCCTACGTGAAGCGCCTGGTGAGCGAGGGCAAGCACGCGAGCCTTCGTGAAGCCTACTACGCCAACAAGCACACCATTCCGGGAACGAAGGAGAACACCTTCGAGGACCAGCGCGAGAGCGACCCGATCATCGAAGACCTCGAGAGAATGCTCGGCGTTCTGCGTGAGGAGATGCACCTCACTGCCGACAGGCGCGGCTACATCTACGGCGACATAGTCATACGCGACGGCGAGGACGAGTTCAACACGAGCAAGCTCGGTATGGGTGGCTGGGCAGTTCCAGGAACGGTTGAGCACCTGCACTTCGTGGAGGTCAACGTTGACTACGCTCTGGTCGTCGAGACCGCCGCTATGGCCGACAGGCTGATTGAGGAAAAATTCCCGAAGAAGGAGAAGGCCCTCATCATAGCGACGCAGGGTCAGGCGTCCCGTGGCGTAAGGAGGCTCATCCACAGGCTCCACTACGAGGAGGGGCTGCCGATAATAGTCTTCACGGATGGCGACCCCTACGGTTGGTACATATACTCCACCATAAAGCAGGGTTCCATCAACCTCGCCTACCTCAGCGACAAGCTGGCGACGCCGGAGGCGAAGTTCGTGGGAATGACCATGGACGACATAAAGCGCTACGGTCTCGAGAACGTCACTGAAAAGCTCAAGGGAATCCCGCCCAACAAGAAGGGCGGCCCAACCGGCGATTACAAGAGAATCCTGGAGGAGATGGAGTATCCCTGGTTCCAGAACAAGGAGTGGCAGAGGCAGCTCAAGATGGCCGTTAAGATGGGAGTCAGGATAGAGCAGCAGGCCCTCGCCAACAAGAGCCTTGAGTTCGTGGCCAAGAGGTACCTTCCGGAAAAGATAAACAGCGGTGATCTGCTGCCATGA
- a CDS encoding DUF530 family protein yields the protein MTTTEELVAQVNKILDDIGIDMDGLFETFDIPSISYRLRENLSLLQELEEDLSRRVGETTPAVRGMGKRDRDPHIQWIYKKKRNRVLALERLRAAITAHKMALALISANYTFFLGKKPVTLKELTRENVEDVEAVPRNVQIGRVEVLPYMAYSGDVLRLLARESIAVRESFKFIKGKLREKGTVRTRGLRIEVEYWENNRLKKSRLDLPADSDIEGELRKRYGRRFRWRVLSFVKTKGVLINNHYTVDNLSLAYSVLDPEKGAEKLGLDLFRYYFLTSENEREGLGLYPDIKLCIDCHYSIFDLPFRNEPGFRTGHGSMLIIRKCEMESALVGKRKDITNVPNYLLGAVLLYGMSEYSEDKVAELLGVPRDELEEAIRKFVISGLHKTLFADTKKFEKFMPKSDKAKQFLALLQG from the coding sequence ATGACGACCACCGAGGAACTGGTGGCCCAGGTAAACAAGATACTGGACGACATTGGGATAGACATGGACGGGTTATTCGAGACTTTCGACATCCCGTCCATCTCCTATCGCCTCAGAGAGAACCTCTCCCTCCTGCAGGAGCTTGAAGAGGACCTCTCGAGGCGCGTGGGTGAAACGACCCCCGCGGTGCGGGGTATGGGCAAGCGCGACCGCGATCCCCACATTCAGTGGATTTACAAGAAGAAGCGCAACAGGGTTCTCGCCCTCGAAAGGCTCCGCGCGGCGATAACCGCTCACAAGATGGCCCTTGCCCTCATCTCCGCCAACTACACCTTCTTCCTTGGAAAGAAGCCGGTAACCCTCAAGGAGCTCACGAGGGAGAACGTCGAGGACGTTGAGGCCGTTCCGAGGAACGTTCAGATAGGCAGGGTTGAGGTGCTGCCGTACATGGCCTACTCCGGCGACGTTCTGAGGCTCCTTGCCAGGGAGAGTATAGCCGTCAGGGAGTCGTTCAAGTTCATAAAGGGCAAGCTCCGCGAGAAAGGAACCGTAAGAACTCGCGGCCTGCGCATAGAGGTCGAGTACTGGGAGAACAACCGCCTGAAGAAGTCCAGGCTGGACCTCCCCGCGGACTCAGACATAGAGGGCGAGCTGAGAAAGCGCTACGGAAGGCGCTTCCGCTGGCGCGTGCTGAGCTTTGTCAAGACCAAGGGAGTGCTCATAAACAACCACTACACCGTTGATAACCTCTCTCTTGCATACTCCGTTCTCGACCCTGAGAAGGGCGCTGAAAAACTCGGCCTCGACCTCTTCCGCTACTACTTCCTCACCTCCGAGAACGAGAGAGAGGGGCTCGGTCTCTACCCGGACATAAAGCTCTGCATAGACTGCCACTACTCGATATTCGACCTTCCCTTCCGAAACGAGCCGGGCTTCAGAACCGGTCACGGGAGTATGCTCATCATAAGGAAGTGCGAGATGGAGAGCGCCCTCGTGGGGAAGAGGAAGGATATAACTAACGTTCCCAACTACCTGCTCGGCGCGGTTCTCCTCTACGGGATGAGTGAGTACAGCGAGGATAAAGTCGCCGAGCTCCTCGGCGTTCCAAGGGACGAGCTTGAGGAGGCCATCCGGAAGTTCGTGATTTCCGGTCTCCACAAGACCCTTTTCGCCGACACGAAGAAGTTTGAGAAGTTCATGCCTAAGAGCGATAAGGCCAAGCAGTTTTTGGCCCTCCTCCAGGGGTGA
- a CDS encoding DUF1699 family protein: MRVEVKARNNSELIRKLSEVLNDEVTEVYINLRPTKEILVRILERAPNVRRISCPPSLYPKVSKKAINALAQMGIELVPEGYPRGRPRKYDESTIREVQDLLMNGVPPKEISARMGIPLRTVYYMIEQLGVRSWRE; the protein is encoded by the coding sequence ATGAGGGTGGAGGTTAAGGCGCGGAACAATTCCGAGCTCATAAGGAAGCTCAGCGAGGTTCTGAACGACGAGGTTACGGAGGTCTACATAAACCTCCGCCCGACGAAGGAAATACTCGTGAGAATCCTTGAGCGCGCCCCCAACGTCAGGCGCATAAGCTGTCCCCCGAGCCTCTACCCGAAGGTCTCCAAAAAGGCCATCAACGCCCTCGCCCAGATGGGCATAGAACTCGTTCCCGAGGGTTACCCCCGCGGAAGGCCGCGGAAATACGATGAGAGCACCATACGGGAGGTTCAGGACCTCCTGATGAACGGCGTTCCCCCCAAGGAGATAAGCGCCAGGATGGGCATCCCGCTCCGGACGGTTTACTACATGATCGAGCAGCTGGGTGTCCGGTCATGGAGAGAATAA